One window from the genome of Deinococcus sp. NW-56 encodes:
- a CDS encoding class I SAM-dependent methyltransferase produces MNYDDLADLYDRQYDLYRDDLHFYAGLAERAGGPVLEVGAGTGRVTTFLARRGADVTGLDPSARMLERARARAQEQGLTVEFVQGDAQSVRLSRRFALILAPFNALMHLYTPAEQLAALENLRAHLAPGGAFAFDLYVPRYGEMNTLRHEGETFHGPDGSRTDVFLVQRRDRVRQHVTTEYHVDTTAPDGLLRRRHFTLTQRYYTRYEVEWLLRCAGFEAPRVTGSFQGGPLEESSEVMVFQTRAR; encoded by the coding sequence GTGAACTACGACGACCTCGCCGACCTCTACGACCGCCAGTACGACCTCTACCGCGACGACCTGCACTTCTACGCGGGGCTTGCGGAGCGGGCCGGGGGGCCGGTGCTGGAAGTGGGGGCAGGGACCGGGCGGGTCACGACCTTCCTGGCGCGGCGCGGGGCCGACGTGACCGGACTGGACCCCAGTGCCCGGATGCTGGAACGGGCACGCGCACGGGCGCAGGAGCAGGGACTGACGGTCGAATTCGTGCAGGGGGACGCGCAGAGCGTGCGGCTTTCGCGCCGCTTCGCGCTGATTCTGGCGCCCTTCAACGCGCTGATGCACCTCTACACGCCCGCCGAGCAGCTCGCGGCGCTGGAGAACCTCCGCGCCCACCTCGCGCCGGGTGGGGCCTTCGCCTTTGACCTGTATGTGCCGCGCTACGGCGAGATGAACACTCTGCGGCACGAGGGCGAGACGTTCCACGGGCCGGACGGCTCGCGCACCGACGTGTTTCTGGTGCAGCGCCGCGACCGGGTGCGCCAGCACGTGACGACCGAGTACCACGTGGATACCACTGCCCCCGACGGCCTGCTGCGGCGACGGCACTTCACGCTGACCCAGCGCTACTACACCCGCTACGAGGTCGAGTGGCTGCTGCGCTGCGCGGGCTTCGAGGCGCCGCGCGTGACCGGGAGCTTTCAGGGCGGCCCGCTGGAGGAATCGAGCGAGGTGATGGTGTTTCAGACGCGGGCGCGGTGA
- a CDS encoding DUF2227 family putative metal-binding protein, whose protein sequence is MPSGRVHNLINVAAYSVLAAAALIATRQDLLTVTPVQALNFSLAFFAGTLLLSPDLDLADGGGVDSKRRWGVLGVLWVPYGWLFRHRGLSHTWLLGPLTRLLYLGLWGLVLLGLVRFVWPEAPLPSVPQPVSLKVVLPFVLGYYLSQWLHLVADGVWPGHGWRQVRRKVGGRKRAARSR, encoded by the coding sequence GTGCCCAGCGGACGTGTCCACAACCTCATCAATGTCGCCGCCTACAGCGTCCTCGCGGCGGCGGCCCTGATCGCCACGCGGCAGGACCTCCTCACCGTGACGCCCGTGCAGGCGCTCAACTTCTCCCTCGCCTTCTTCGCCGGAACGCTGCTGCTCTCGCCCGATCTCGACCTCGCGGACGGTGGGGGGGTGGATTCCAAGCGGCGCTGGGGGGTGCTGGGCGTGCTGTGGGTGCCCTACGGCTGGCTGTTCCGGCACCGGGGCCTCTCGCACACCTGGTTGCTGGGGCCGCTGACCCGGCTGCTGTACCTGGGGCTGTGGGGCCTGGTGCTCCTCGGCCTCGTGCGCTTCGTGTGGCCGGAGGCGCCGCTGCCGTCGGTGCCGCAGCCCGTCAGCCTCAAGGTGGTGCTGCCCTTCGTCCTGGGGTATTACCTCAGCCAGTGGCTGCACCTCGTCGCGGACGGTGTCTGGCCCGGCCACGGCTGGCGGCAGGTGCGCCGGAAGGTGGGCGGGCGCAAGCGGGCGGCCCGGTCGCGCTGA